One window of Fusobacterium polymorphum genomic DNA carries:
- a CDS encoding bifunctional folylpolyglutamate synthase/dihydrofolate synthase yields MEEKMNINDLLEELYAYSMFSIRLGLDNIKEICKYLGNPEKSYKVIHITGTNGKGSVSTTVERILLDAGYKVGKYTSPHILKFNERIIFNDKYISDENVAKYYERVKKIIDEHNIQATFFEVTTAMMFDYFKDMKADYVILEAGMGGRYDATNVCDNIVSVITNVSLEHTEYLGDTIYKIAKEKAGIIKNCPYTIFADNNPDVKKAIEEATDKYVNVLEKYRDSTYSLDFNTFTTNILINGNKYEYSLFGDYQYKNFLCAYEVVKYLGIDENIIKEAVKKVIWQCRFEVYSKNPLVIFDGAHNLAGVEELIKIVKQHFSKDEVTILVSILKDKDRVSMFRKLNEISSNIVLTSIPDNPRASTAKELYDYVENKKDFEYEEDPIKAYNLALSKKRKLTICCGSFYILIKLKEGLNG; encoded by the coding sequence ATGGAGGAAAAAATGAATATTAATGATTTATTAGAAGAACTATATGCTTACTCTATGTTTAGTATAAGACTTGGTTTAGATAATATTAAAGAAATTTGTAAATATTTAGGAAATCCAGAAAAATCATATAAAGTTATACATATAACTGGAACTAATGGTAAAGGTTCTGTTTCAACAACAGTTGAAAGAATATTACTAGATGCAGGATACAAGGTTGGAAAGTATACTTCACCTCATATTCTTAAATTTAATGAAAGAATAATTTTTAATGATAAATATATTAGTGATGAAAATGTTGCTAAATATTATGAAAGAGTTAAAAAAATTATAGATGAACACAATATTCAAGCTACATTTTTTGAAGTTACAACTGCTATGATGTTTGATTATTTTAAAGATATGAAAGCAGACTATGTGATTTTAGAAGCAGGCATGGGTGGAAGATATGATGCTACAAATGTTTGTGATAATATAGTGTCAGTTATAACAAATGTTAGCTTAGAGCACACAGAATATTTAGGAGATACTATTTATAAAATTGCAAAGGAAAAAGCAGGAATAATTAAAAACTGTCCTTATACAATATTTGCTGATAATAATCCTGATGTTAAAAAAGCTATTGAAGAAGCAACAGACAAATATGTAAATGTTTTAGAAAAATATAGGGATAGTACTTATAGCTTAGATTTTAATACCTTCACAACTAATATTTTAATAAATGGAAATAAATATGAATATTCTCTTTTTGGAGATTATCAATACAAGAATTTTCTATGTGCCTATGAAGTTGTAAAGTATTTAGGTATAGATGAAAATATAATAAAAGAGGCAGTTAAAAAAGTTATATGGCAATGTAGATTTGAAGTTTACTCTAAAAATCCATTAGTAATTTTTGATGGAGCACATAACCTTGCTGGTGTTGAAGAACTTATTAAAATTGTAAAACAACATTTTTCAAAAGATGAAGTAACTATACTTGTTTCAATTTTAAAAGATAAAGATAGAGTTTCTATGTTTAGAAAATTAAATGAAATATCTTCTAATATAGTTTTAACTTCTATACCAGATAATCCAAGAGCTTCAACTGCAAAGGAACTATATGACTATGTTGAAAATAAAAAAGATTTTGAGTATGAAGAAGACCCAATAAAAGCATATAATTTAGCCCTAAGTAAAAAAAGAAAACTTACTATATGCTGTGGCTCTTTCTATATATTAATAAAATTAAAAGAGGGATTGAATGGATAA
- a CDS encoding 5'-methylthioadenosine/adenosylhomocysteine nucleosidase — MKIGIIGAMHEEIMELKNSMTNINEVQISNLKFYEGKLCSKDIVLVESGIGKVNAAISTTLLISQFKVEKIIFTGVAGAVNPEIKVTDIVIGTDLVESDMDVTAGGNYKLGEIPRMKSSYFKADPYLFTLAESVAIKLFGSDKVHKGRIISRDEFVASSEKVNKLREIFSAECVEMEGAAVAHVCEVMNIPFIVIRSISDKADDEAGMSFDEFVKIAARNSKSIVEGILSIIK, encoded by the coding sequence ATGAAAATTGGAATAATTGGTGCTATGCATGAAGAAATAATGGAATTAAAAAATTCAATGACAAATATAAATGAAGTACAGATTAGTAATTTAAAATTTTATGAAGGAAAACTTTGTTCAAAAGATATAGTTTTAGTTGAAAGTGGAATTGGAAAAGTTAATGCAGCAATTTCTACTACACTTTTAATATCTCAATTTAAGGTTGAAAAAATAATATTTACTGGTGTTGCTGGGGCAGTTAATCCTGAAATTAAAGTGACAGATATTGTCATTGGAACAGATTTAGTGGAATCTGATATGGACGTAACAGCTGGTGGAAACTATAAATTAGGAGAAATTCCTAGAATGAAATCTTCATATTTTAAAGCTGATCCCTATTTATTTACTTTAGCAGAATCAGTGGCAATAAAATTATTTGGAAGTGATAAAGTACATAAAGGAAGAATAATTAGTAGAGATGAATTTGTTGCTTCATCGGAAAAAGTAAATAAACTTAGAGAAATTTTTTCAGCTGAATGTGTTGAGATGGAAGGAGCAGCTGTTGCTCATGTGTGTGAAGTTATGAATATTCCATTTATAGTTATAAGATCAATTTCTGATAAAGCAGATGATGAAGCTGGAATGAGTTTTGATGAATTTGTTAAAATTGCAGCAAGAAATTCAAAGTCAATAGTAGAAGGAATTTTATCAATAATAAAATAA